ACCGGTCGCAGCGCGCCTTCAAGCTGTCGCTGGAGGAGCTCGTCGCGAAGCGCGTGACGCCGGCGCGCGTGAAGCGCGGAAGGTCGCTGCTCCGTGCCCACGCGCCGCTGCTCGCGCGCGTCGAGGCGCGCTTCGGCGTGCCGCCCCAGGTCGTGGTCGCGATCTGGGGCCTCGAGACCGATTTCGGCGCCAACACGGGGTCGATGTCGAGCCTCCGCGCGCTGGCGACCCTCGCGTACGACTGCCGCCGCGCGCCGCGGTTTCGCGCGGAGCTCGTCGCCGCCCTCCGCCTGGTGCAGCGCGGAGATCTGACCGCACCGGAGATGGTCGGGGCGTGGGCGGGCGAGCTCGGTCAGACCCAGTTCTTGCCCTCCTCGTACGAGGCGTTCGGCGTCGACTTCGACGGCGACGGGCGCGTGGATCTCCTCCGCAGCACGCCGGACGTGCTCGCCTCCACGGCGGCCTACCTGCAGGGCCACGGCTGGCGACCGCGCGAGCCGTACGGCGAGGGCACGGCCAATTTCAAGGCGCTCGAGGGGTGGAACGCCTCCGAAATGTACCGTCGCACGATCGTGGTGTTCGCGTCACGGCTCTGAGCCGGCGGTGATAGTCGAGGAGAAGCATGAGCCCACCATCCACCCCTGTTGAAGCCCCGCCCTCGTTCGCGCGCGAGGTCCTCGAAGACGCGTCGCGCCTCGGCGCCGTCGTCGCCACGTCGCGCACCGAGCGCGGAGGCGAGGTGGTCGCGTGGGCGTGTGTGGTCGCGCACGAGGGCGCGCTCGTCGGGTGCGCCGTGGCGCGACGCGATCCCAAGGTGGTGGTGGCGCTGCGGGTGGCGGAGAGCGCCGAAGACGCGATGCGGCTCGCGCGGTCGCTCGTGCTCCGCAGCGGCAAGAAGCTCGCGGAGGGGGCGCTCGTGCCCACGGAGCTCGCGGACGTCGAGGACGTCGCCCTCCAGCGGCTCGCCCCTCAGTTCGCCGTGGCCGAGGCCGCGCGCTTCGGCCTGCCCCTCCCGTACGCGTGGATTGCTGTAGGATGCACGTGGTCGGACATGGCCCTCGACCCGGCGTCGCGCGCCGCTGCCGTGCTCTCTCTCGCGCGCGCGGCAGCGCCGACACGCGGCCTCACGGGGGGCGTGATGAGCCCGCCCGACCGCGCGTTCGAGGGCCTCTCGCGCGCCTTTCGGAAGGCCAAGGAGCCGCTCCTCACGACCGCCGCGTGGACCGCGCAAGCGCTCGTCACCGAGGAGCCCGAGCGGGTGCTCGCGCTCGCCTCCTCCCTCGTGCTGCTCCCTGGGCTCGCGCCCGAGCGGCTCGAGCTCGTGGGCGCCGTGATCGACACCTTGAACCCGGCCCTCGTCGCGCTCGCGAGCCTGCGGCCGCGCAAGGCTCCCCCGGTGGTCCTCGCGCGGCTCCGGTTGCCGGGCGGCGCGCTTGGGCCGGGCCCCATCGTCGTGGTCTACTTCTACGCGGCGGCGCGCCACTGCGGCCTCTTCGAGCGCTACGCGGAGGCTCCCCTCGGTGAGGCCGTGACGCGCGCGGGCTTCGCGCACCTCGACGCGGTCTTCGAGCGCCACGAGGTCGTGGTGCGCAGCGCGCTCGAGGCCACGGGCGAGGTCACGCTCCAGCGCGGCTTCCACGGCGCCGTGAGCCTCGAGGAGGCCGAGGCGTCGTTCGAGGCCGACGGCTTCGCGCCCGTCGAGCTGGTGCTCGACGCGTGATGCGTGTGCGCCCCACGCGTGCCGTTGAAGCCGGCCGCCCTACGCTGGGTTATGCTGGTAGCAATGGGAGATGAGCGGAGCGAGCGAGGCCGGGCGGCGTGAGCCCTACGACGTGTGCGTGATCGGCGCGGGGCCTGGCGGGTTCGCCGCGGCGATGAGGGCCCACGATCTCGGCAAGCGCGTGCTCCTCGTGGAGAAGGGGCGGGTGGGCGGGGCTGGCCTGCACGCGGGGGCGCTCTCGTCGAAGACGATGTGGCACCTCTCCAACGACTACGCCGGCGCGTGCCGCACCGATCGCGGCTACCGCGCGCGCGACGTCGAGGTCTCCTATCGCGCGGTGATGGGCTCGGTGCGCGCCGCGGTGCGCGAGCGAGAGGAGCTGCTCACTCGCCAGCTCGCGGGGCTCGCGACGCCGGACGCCCGCGGCGGCGTGGTCGATCTGCGGCGCGGCGCGGCGCGCTTCCTCTCGCCGCACGCGATCTCGGTGACCGACGCCGACGGCCACGCGACGCGCTACGAGGCCACGAACTTCGTCGTGGCGACGGGGTCGCACCCGCGCGTGCCCGAGGGCATCACGGTCGACGGCCACCGCGTCGTCACCAGCGACCAAATCGAGGACCTGCCCGGCTTCCCCGAGAGCCTCGTGGTCGTGGGCGCGGGCGTCGTGGGGTGCGAGTACGCCACCGTCTTCGGGAACTTTGGGCGCACGAGGATCAACATCATCGATCGCCAGCCTCGCATCTTGCCCTTCG
This sequence is a window from Myxococcales bacterium. Protein-coding genes within it:
- a CDS encoding lytic murein transglycosylase, coding for MLLVVACSPPDAPTRAPSLRPPRRAPTAADITSFEDGPSVHARAAVSADGCGDTESGFDAWLEGFRRRAPEVGLSPATVGAALAGVTYDPEVVRLDRSQRAFKLSLEELVAKRVTPARVKRGRSLLRAHAPLLARVEARFGVPPQVVVAIWGLETDFGANTGSMSSLRALATLAYDCRRAPRFRAELVAALRLVQRGDLTAPEMVGAWAGELGQTQFLPSSYEAFGVDFDGDGRVDLLRSTPDVLASTAAYLQGHGWRPREPYGEGTANFKALEGWNASEMYRRTIVVFASRL